Proteins encoded together in one Terriglobus saanensis SP1PR4 window:
- a CDS encoding alpha/beta hydrolase: protein MVTRFISSLFVGVLLAGSAVAQTPAPGAPKRVVSIDPAAALALKSPEVHSDRTVTFRYKDPNAKTVQLQLEGRRDLIALVRDEAGIWSFTTEPLSPENYGYRIVVNGVRLMDPMDPNVRPNLQNPSSVAPVPGSPAMLWERTDVPHGEVAHHLYRSKMINDGSTPDRDLWVYTPPGYDAKRKDKYPVLYLLHGYSDDSSGWWASGQANFILDNLIAQGKVKPMVIVMPLAYGTMDMIYKGWNVWSGDYALPIKNQEMFADQLIGEILPMVEARYNIARDPAHRAIAGLSMGGGHTLFTGLNHPDVFGYVGAMSSAVITKDFDKFYAGRSKAPLKLFWMSCGTEDTLINDNRALGAWAKTNVKGEVSVNETPGMHTWLVWRENLITLAPLLFTK from the coding sequence ATGGTGACTCGGTTTATTTCCTCTCTTTTTGTCGGTGTATTGCTTGCTGGTTCTGCCGTGGCGCAGACTCCCGCTCCTGGCGCTCCGAAGCGTGTCGTTTCCATCGATCCCGCTGCGGCGCTGGCCCTGAAGTCGCCCGAAGTCCATTCGGACCGGACCGTGACTTTTCGCTATAAAGACCCGAACGCCAAGACGGTGCAGTTGCAGCTGGAGGGACGAAGAGACCTGATCGCCCTGGTGCGCGACGAGGCCGGAATATGGTCCTTCACCACGGAGCCGCTGTCGCCGGAGAACTACGGTTACCGCATCGTGGTAAACGGCGTTCGGCTGATGGACCCGATGGACCCGAATGTCCGGCCCAATCTGCAGAACCCGTCGAGCGTGGCGCCTGTGCCTGGATCGCCCGCGATGCTTTGGGAGCGGACGGACGTTCCGCACGGTGAAGTCGCACATCATTTGTACCGCTCGAAGATGATCAACGACGGTTCCACGCCGGACAGGGACCTTTGGGTTTACACGCCACCGGGCTACGACGCGAAGCGGAAAGACAAGTACCCGGTCCTCTATCTCCTGCACGGCTACTCCGACGACTCGTCGGGCTGGTGGGCTTCGGGACAGGCGAACTTTATTCTGGACAACCTGATTGCGCAGGGTAAGGTGAAGCCCATGGTGATCGTAATGCCCTTGGCTTACGGGACGATGGACATGATCTACAAGGGCTGGAACGTCTGGAGCGGCGACTATGCCTTGCCCATCAAGAACCAGGAGATGTTTGCCGACCAACTGATCGGCGAGATCCTGCCTATGGTGGAGGCGCGCTACAACATTGCGCGCGATCCAGCGCATCGAGCAATCGCGGGGCTTTCGATGGGCGGCGGACACACGCTTTTCACGGGCCTGAATCATCCGGATGTCTTCGGATACGTTGGGGCGATGTCGTCTGCTGTGATCACCAAAGACTTCGACAAGTTTTATGCGGGTAGGTCCAAGGCTCCGTTGAAGCTTTTCTGGATGAGCTGTGGAACGGAAGATACCCTGATTAACGACAATCGTGCTCTGGGGGCGTGGGCGAAGACGAATGTGAAGGGTGAGGTCAGCGTGAATGAGACGCCCGGGATGCACACGTGGCTGGTGTGGCGGGAGAATTTGATTACGCTGGCGCCGCTGTTGTTTACGAAGTAA
- a CDS encoding outer membrane protein assembly factor BamD: MISDLRFGSARGLIRGAMGLTLGLGLVAGTLYAQEPTTPPASTAPASGATPTGQDANPPAPAATEAPATPTEPVANTPNKRGRTRKSKEDKVVASKDTKKSQKQTTRLSKDNPLAGLDSTQPDKQLYDKALASTKRGRYDVARLELQTLLATYPDSEYMMRAKLAFADSWYREGGTAALAQAETEYKDFITFFPNAPEAAEAQMRVGDIYFKQMDTPDRDYTKAVHAQEEYRTMLQQFPDSTLIPGAKQRLREVQEVLATRETNIAAFYAGRENWPASIARYQTVVDTYPIFSHSDEALIGLGDAFAAEARMVRVMKLPEGAKARLVKIYEDQAAAAYGRVVTQYSASAHVEDARDRLETIGRPIPTPTADQVAASQALEASRQSYRLKDRVKLLVFRGPDTVQASKLGEPALADPKPTLAPTVTRQVMADFNGALNPNAAVASTTTAAAPAPAADDTNSAAPAPPASAAPLALNDVQGTDGAAAPTGAAVDMTAPAATSAGSGTGVGVEILTPGATRTSEQPNGLTAVGPANTEALPAAEKPAAAPDQINEVAGQQTPVGQAAPAKGKAKVDCDKSEASCSSHKKKKGLNKINPF; encoded by the coding sequence ATGATTTCAGATCTTCGTTTTGGAAGTGCGCGCGGCCTGATTCGCGGCGCGATGGGATTGACCCTGGGTCTCGGTCTTGTGGCAGGCACGCTGTATGCACAGGAGCCTACGACTCCCCCCGCCAGCACAGCACCGGCTTCGGGTGCCACGCCGACCGGCCAGGACGCGAATCCTCCAGCACCCGCCGCAACAGAAGCTCCAGCAACGCCCACGGAGCCAGTTGCCAATACGCCGAACAAGAGAGGCCGGACGCGGAAGTCCAAGGAAGACAAGGTCGTTGCGTCCAAGGACACCAAGAAGAGCCAGAAGCAGACCACCCGGTTGTCGAAAGACAATCCGCTTGCCGGTCTGGACTCTACCCAGCCGGACAAGCAGCTTTATGACAAGGCACTGGCTTCCACGAAGCGCGGACGTTATGACGTGGCTCGTCTTGAGCTCCAGACGCTGCTCGCGACCTATCCTGACTCCGAGTACATGATGCGTGCCAAGCTGGCGTTTGCCGACAGCTGGTACCGCGAGGGCGGCACGGCTGCTTTGGCGCAGGCGGAGACCGAATACAAGGATTTCATTACGTTCTTTCCGAACGCTCCTGAAGCCGCAGAGGCACAGATGCGTGTGGGCGATATTTACTTCAAGCAGATGGACACGCCGGACCGCGACTACACCAAGGCTGTTCACGCGCAGGAAGAGTATCGGACGATGCTGCAGCAGTTCCCGGACTCCACACTGATCCCGGGCGCGAAGCAGCGTCTGCGTGAGGTGCAGGAGGTCCTGGCGACGCGCGAGACGAACATCGCCGCCTTCTATGCAGGTCGCGAAAACTGGCCCGCTTCCATCGCGCGCTACCAAACGGTTGTGGATACGTACCCCATCTTCAGTCACTCCGACGAAGCTTTGATCGGCCTGGGCGATGCCTTTGCCGCAGAGGCGCGCATGGTACGTGTCATGAAGCTTCCTGAAGGCGCAAAGGCGCGTCTGGTAAAGATCTACGAGGACCAAGCAGCCGCAGCGTATGGCCGTGTGGTCACGCAGTACTCTGCCAGCGCTCACGTAGAAGATGCGCGCGACCGTCTGGAGACGATTGGCCGTCCTATTCCTACGCCAACCGCCGATCAGGTTGCAGCTAGCCAGGCGCTTGAAGCGAGCCGCCAGAGCTACCGCCTGAAGGACCGCGTCAAGCTCCTCGTCTTCCGTGGACCGGATACCGTGCAGGCCTCCAAACTGGGTGAGCCCGCGCTGGCCGACCCGAAACCGACCCTGGCACCTACGGTCACACGGCAGGTTATGGCGGACTTCAACGGTGCTCTGAATCCCAATGCAGCGGTTGCCTCCACGACGACCGCTGCTGCACCGGCGCCTGCAGCGGACGATACCAACTCCGCTGCACCGGCCCCGCCCGCGAGCGCTGCGCCGTTGGCCTTGAACGATGTACAGGGAACCGATGGTGCCGCTGCCCCTACGGGAGCTGCAGTGGACATGACGGCACCGGCGGCTACATCGGCGGGTTCTGGAACCGGCGTGGGCGTCGAGATTCTGACGCCCGGAGCAACCAGGACCAGCGAACAGCCCAATGGCCTGACCGCCGTTGGACCTGCCAATACAGAGGCCCTGCCTGCTGCGGAAAAGCCAGCCGCTGCTCCCGATCAGATCAACGAAGTAGCGGGCCAACAGACTCCCGTGGGTCAGGCTGCTCCGGCCAAGGGCAAAGCCAAAGTGGATTGCGACAAGAGCGAAGCCTCCTGCAGCTCCCATAAGAAGAAGAAGGGCTTGAACAAGATCAACCCTTTCTAA
- the rpe gene encoding ribulose-phosphate 3-epimerase: MIELAFSILAADFGHLADEIALAERGGGTVCHIDVMDGHFVPNITFGPPVVAAVRKITALPLDCHLMIEDPDRYIPAFATAGANWVSVQQEVCRHLHRTIMLITEHGMEAGVVINPATPVETIVEVLPLLHHVLVMTVNPGFGGQSFIPRCVEKVAHLADLRQKMGLNFRIEVDGGVADSTVASVVEAGAELLVAGSAIFQENKTEQNAREFLRLARAAGAV; this comes from the coding sequence GTGATTGAGCTGGCGTTTTCTATATTGGCGGCGGATTTTGGGCATCTTGCGGATGAGATTGCCCTTGCGGAGCGTGGCGGAGGAACAGTCTGCCACATCGATGTGATGGACGGACACTTTGTGCCGAATATTACCTTTGGACCTCCGGTGGTGGCTGCGGTGCGCAAGATCACTGCGCTTCCCCTGGACTGCCACCTGATGATCGAAGATCCTGACCGGTACATTCCGGCCTTTGCCACGGCGGGTGCGAATTGGGTGAGCGTGCAGCAGGAAGTTTGCCGGCATCTGCACCGGACGATCATGCTGATCACCGAACATGGCATGGAAGCAGGCGTAGTGATCAATCCTGCGACTCCGGTCGAGACCATCGTCGAGGTCCTTCCGCTGCTGCATCATGTTCTGGTCATGACGGTTAACCCCGGCTTCGGAGGGCAGAGCTTCATTCCACGGTGCGTGGAGAAGGTCGCCCATCTTGCCGATCTGCGGCAGAAGATGGGCTTGAACTTCCGTATCGAAGTCGACGGAGGCGTAGCCGACAGTACGGTGGCGAGCGTGGTGGAAGCCGGGGCGGAGCTTCTGGTGGCCGGTTCGGCGATCTTTCAGGAGAACAAGACCGAGCAGAATGCGCGTGAGTTCCTGCGGCTGGCCCGTGCGGCGGGTGCAGTCTAA